From a region of the Acanthochromis polyacanthus isolate Apoly-LR-REF ecotype Palm Island chromosome 3, KAUST_Apoly_ChrSc, whole genome shotgun sequence genome:
- the LOC110968520 gene encoding reticulon-3-B-like isoform X3, with protein MVLVDGLLWISCWKTHGRTRPLTPSPAHTSDVTVQQQQVFSLRRNLQQDEQNMADSTSSRPDSSSSSSFRDLTCSVLQLIHWREPKKSAMAFGLSLLVLVSVATLSVISVVSYLMLACLCVTITFRVYKSVIQAVQKSEEGHPFRSLLEKDISVSSESVRQLADQFLIHLNWFSSQTRRLLLVQDLVDSLKLAAAMWVMTYVGAVFNGVTILILADIIFFTTPLIYKKKKTQIDRQIELVRSRLEETLQKLQDHLPGAVKRTKAE; from the exons ACCCACGGGAGGACACGCCCCCTCACACCCAGCCCCGCCCACACCAGTGACGTCAccgtgcagcagcagcaggtcttcAGTCTGAGGAGGAACCTGCAGCAGGACGAGCAGAACATGGCCGACTCCACCAGCAGCAGGCCTgactcttcatcctcctcctcattcagAGACCTCACATGCTCAG TCTTACAGCTCATCCACTGGAGGGAACCCAAGAAGTCGGCGATGGCGTTTGGCTTGTCGCTGCTTGTTCTGGTCTCCGTGGCAACGCTGTCTGTCATCAGCGTGGTGTCCTACCTCATGCTGGCCTGCCTCTGTGTCACCATCACTTTCAG AGTTTATAAATCTGTGATCCAGGCAGTTCAGAAGTCTGAGGAAGGTCACCCATTCAg GTCTCTGCTGGAGAAGGACATCTCGGTGTCCTCAGAGTCGGTCCGGCAGCTGGCTGATCAGTTTCTGATCCACCTGAACTGGTTCAGCAGCCAGACcaggaggctgctgctggtcCAGGACCTGGTGGACTCTCTTAAG CTGGCTGCAGCCATGTGGGTGATGACGTATGTTGGAGCTGTGTTTAATGGAGTCACCATCCTGATTCTTG ctgacatcatcttcttcaccaccccACTGATctacaagaagaagaag actcAGATTGATCGGCAGATTGAGTTGGTTCGATCCAGACTGGAGGAAACTCTTCAGAA GCTGCAGGACCATCTACCTGGAGCTGTGAAGAGAACCAAAGCTGAGTGA
- the LOC110968520 gene encoding reticulon-3-B-like isoform X4, with protein MADSTSSRPDSSSSSSFRDLTCSVLQLIHWREPKKSAMAFGLSLLVLVSVATLSVISVVSYLMLACLCVTITFRVYKSVIQAVQKSEEGHPFRSLLEKDISVSSESVRQLADQFLIHLNWFSSQTRRLLLVQDLVDSLKLAAAMWVMTYVGAVFNGVTILILADIIFFTTPLIYKKKKTQIDRQIELVRSRLEETLQKLQDHLPGAVKRTKAE; from the exons ATGGCCGACTCCACCAGCAGCAGGCCTgactcttcatcctcctcctcattcagAGACCTCACATGCTCAG TCTTACAGCTCATCCACTGGAGGGAACCCAAGAAGTCGGCGATGGCGTTTGGCTTGTCGCTGCTTGTTCTGGTCTCCGTGGCAACGCTGTCTGTCATCAGCGTGGTGTCCTACCTCATGCTGGCCTGCCTCTGTGTCACCATCACTTTCAG AGTTTATAAATCTGTGATCCAGGCAGTTCAGAAGTCTGAGGAAGGTCACCCATTCAg GTCTCTGCTGGAGAAGGACATCTCGGTGTCCTCAGAGTCGGTCCGGCAGCTGGCTGATCAGTTTCTGATCCACCTGAACTGGTTCAGCAGCCAGACcaggaggctgctgctggtcCAGGACCTGGTGGACTCTCTTAAG CTGGCTGCAGCCATGTGGGTGATGACGTATGTTGGAGCTGTGTTTAATGGAGTCACCATCCTGATTCTTG ctgacatcatcttcttcaccaccccACTGATctacaagaagaagaag actcAGATTGATCGGCAGATTGAGTTGGTTCGATCCAGACTGGAGGAAACTCTTCAGAA GCTGCAGGACCATCTACCTGGAGCTGTGAAGAGAACCAAAGCTGAGTGA